The following are encoded together in the Pseudodesulfovibrio indicus genome:
- the cooS gene encoding anaerobic carbon-monoxide dehydrogenase catalytic subunit, with amino-acid sequence MEKEQHSHEHGHHHDHNDFTDYTAAVKAYRETFASKAEVMDQAPDPAVREMVKYMDEQGVENCFDRFDKQKPHCTFGLAGVCCRICSLGPCKITERSPRGTCGANADLIVARNLVRAAAGGVAAHGARAREVMLTLKKAAAGEVDLPILGKGTVRNMASAFGLATKDKSVEELANEIADILLEDMSRTVPGPHKTLDAVATPERRQTWEKLGLLPVGSYHEVFEALHQTTVGTQGDWRKAMDQFMRLGIAFSMNSVVGGSIASDCLYGTPKRTTVKANLGALKTDTVNIAIHGHAPMLATKVIEAARSDKFVKMAEEAGAAGIQFYGICCSGLSSLYRLGGVIPLSNANGSELVLATGALDLWLADIQEVFPGIMDVADCYKTVVVTTNESNRLPGAEHIGYRRDLEDLDKLPELADRIVARAIESFANRRDVQRHIPAHEMEAEVGFSLETLDAHYGCMERVASAIINGQIKGIINLAGCTNTRVVYEKAIVEVVDILLKNNVLVFTNGCASFPMAKLGYCSKKALNKCGEKLQMFLRGELPPVWHFGECIDNAHAVATFREIAGYAGHQMKDMPFAEVTPEWSNEKGVGAALAFRMLGFDSYHCVHAPVQGSEKVRDFLYGGTRELLGSSMKVDTDPKRVAAMILADFNEARSNLCWR; translated from the coding sequence ATGGAAAAAGAACAGCATTCCCATGAGCATGGACATCACCATGACCATAATGACTTCACCGACTATACCGCAGCGGTCAAAGCCTACCGCGAAACCTTCGCCAGCAAGGCGGAGGTGATGGACCAGGCCCCTGACCCGGCGGTTCGGGAGATGGTCAAATACATGGATGAGCAGGGCGTCGAGAACTGTTTCGACCGTTTCGACAAGCAGAAGCCGCATTGCACCTTCGGCCTTGCGGGCGTCTGCTGCCGCATCTGCTCGCTCGGACCGTGCAAGATAACCGAACGTTCTCCCCGGGGCACGTGCGGGGCCAATGCGGACCTGATCGTGGCCCGCAATCTGGTGCGTGCGGCGGCTGGCGGCGTGGCGGCCCACGGTGCGCGGGCGCGCGAAGTCATGCTGACCTTGAAGAAGGCCGCCGCCGGGGAAGTCGACCTGCCCATCCTCGGCAAGGGGACGGTCAGGAATATGGCCTCGGCCTTCGGCCTTGCCACCAAGGACAAGAGCGTCGAGGAGCTGGCGAACGAGATCGCCGACATCCTGCTCGAAGACATGAGCCGCACTGTGCCGGGGCCGCACAAGACGTTGGATGCGGTCGCAACTCCCGAGCGTCGGCAGACTTGGGAGAAACTGGGCCTGCTGCCGGTCGGCTCCTATCATGAGGTCTTCGAGGCGCTGCACCAGACCACGGTCGGCACTCAGGGCGACTGGCGCAAGGCCATGGATCAGTTCATGCGGCTGGGCATCGCATTCTCCATGAACAGCGTGGTCGGCGGCTCCATCGCCAGCGACTGTCTCTACGGCACACCGAAACGGACCACCGTCAAGGCGAACCTCGGCGCGTTGAAGACGGACACCGTCAACATCGCCATCCACGGGCACGCTCCAATGCTGGCCACCAAGGTCATTGAGGCGGCCCGCTCGGACAAGTTCGTGAAGATGGCGGAAGAGGCCGGGGCGGCGGGCATTCAGTTCTATGGTATCTGCTGTTCCGGGTTGTCCTCGCTCTACCGGCTCGGCGGCGTCATTCCCCTGTCCAACGCCAACGGGTCGGAGCTGGTGCTCGCCACGGGCGCCCTGGACCTGTGGCTGGCGGACATTCAGGAAGTGTTCCCCGGCATCATGGACGTGGCCGACTGCTACAAGACGGTGGTCGTCACCACCAACGAATCCAACCGGCTGCCCGGGGCCGAGCACATTGGCTACCGGCGGGACCTGGAGGATTTGGACAAGCTCCCCGAGCTGGCGGACAGGATCGTCGCCCGCGCCATCGAGAGCTTCGCCAACCGCCGGGATGTTCAGCGGCACATCCCGGCCCACGAGATGGAGGCAGAGGTCGGCTTCAGCCTGGAGACCCTCGACGCCCACTACGGGTGCATGGAGCGCGTGGCGTCCGCCATCATCAACGGGCAGATCAAGGGCATCATCAACCTGGCTGGCTGTACCAACACCCGGGTCGTTTACGAAAAGGCCATCGTGGAAGTCGTCGACATCCTGCTGAAGAACAACGTCCTGGTCTTCACCAACGGCTGCGCCTCGTTCCCCATGGCCAAGCTGGGGTACTGCAGCAAGAAGGCCCTGAACAAGTGCGGCGAGAAGCTGCAGATGTTCCTCAGGGGTGAGCTGCCTCCGGTGTGGCATTTCGGTGAATGCATCGACAATGCCCACGCCGTGGCCACATTCAGGGAGATCGCCGGGTACGCCGGGCATCAGATGAAGGACATGCCCTTTGCCGAGGTCACGCCGGAATGGTCCAACGAGAAGGGCGTGGGCGCGGCCTTGGCCTTCCGCATGCTCGGCTTCGACTCCTATCACTGCGTGCACGCGCCGGTGCAGGGCTCGGAAAAGGTGCGCGACTTCCTCTATGGCGGCACCCGGGAGTTGCTCGGCTCCAGCATGAAGGTGGACACCGATCCCAAGAGGGTCGCCGCGATGATCCTCGCCGACTTCAACGAAGCGCGGTCGAACCTGTGCTGGCGCTAA
- a CDS encoding DUF169 domain-containing protein, with protein sequence MTYNEMQSVLMKELRLYHYPVAVKFFFDENELEAFRQNAPEIHAPLKPMTFCQWEIAARMQGQIVYAEVDGLGCGNARFCFGWKDLDDAEIKGHAKYVQDLEQAKRFVVSKPMLETKPLGIAVAPLGSIDGLYEPDTVHFYCDNMQAYHLAVDYMAATDTHPLRPNITMNSSACGGNVFSFMEQEFNMLPACSGSYNAGKTERGEINVIIPGSKFTATFQRLMDRIEKASSSITRPGDGFPGADICKNCPLIIFKKQ encoded by the coding sequence ATGACCTATAACGAGATGCAATCCGTATTGATGAAGGAGCTGCGCCTGTACCACTATCCGGTCGCGGTCAAATTCTTCTTCGACGAGAACGAGCTGGAGGCATTCCGGCAAAACGCCCCGGAAATCCACGCGCCGCTCAAGCCCATGACCTTCTGCCAGTGGGAGATCGCCGCCCGCATGCAGGGCCAGATCGTCTACGCCGAAGTGGACGGCCTCGGCTGCGGCAATGCCCGATTCTGCTTCGGTTGGAAGGACTTGGACGACGCCGAGATCAAGGGCCACGCCAAGTATGTTCAGGACCTTGAACAGGCGAAGCGCTTTGTCGTCAGCAAACCCATGCTCGAGACAAAGCCGCTCGGCATTGCCGTGGCTCCGCTCGGCTCCATCGACGGCCTGTACGAGCCGGACACGGTGCACTTCTACTGCGACAACATGCAGGCGTATCACCTGGCCGTGGACTACATGGCCGCGACCGACACCCATCCGCTCCGCCCGAACATCACCATGAACTCCTCCGCCTGCGGCGGCAACGTGTTCTCCTTCATGGAGCAGGAGTTCAACATGCTTCCCGCCTGCTCCGGCAGCTACAACGCCGGCAAGACCGAACGCGGCGAGATCAACGTGATCATCCCCGGCAGCAAGTTCACGGCCACATTCCAGCGGCTCATGGACCGCATCGAGAAGGCGAGCAGCTCCATCACCCGGCCCGGCGACGGGTTCCCCGGTGCGGACATCTGCAAGAACTGTCCGCTGATCATCTTCAAGAAACAGTAG
- the cooS gene encoding anaerobic carbon-monoxide dehydrogenase catalytic subunit encodes MCGDNHSHEHGHGHHHHDNDFTDYKDAVKAYRESFASKEDVMNHAPDPAVREMLKYMDEQGVENCFDRFDKQKPHCTFGLAGVCCRICSLGPCKITERSPRGTCGANADLIVARNMVRSAAGGVAGHGARAREVMLTMKKAAEGNVDLPIVGKDKVMGVAKAYGLETEGKTVETLAGEIADILLEDMSRTVPGTHKTLKAIAPAERQKVWEELGLTPISSYHEVFEALHQTTVGTQGDWRKAMDHFLRLGLTFSLNSVVGGSIAQDCLFGVPSRSTIKANLGALKTDTVNIAIHGHAPMMAMKVIETARTDKFVKMAEEAGAKGIQFYGICCSGLSSMYRLGGVIPLSNANGSELVVATGALDLWLADIQEVFPGIMDVANCYKTVVVTTNESNRLPGAEHIGYKRDLEDIDKLPELAEKIVTRAIESFTNRRDVKRHIPPYEMEAQVGFGLEVLSEHFGGSVEPIAEALKEGKIRGIINLAGCTNTRIVFEKAIVDIVDILLKNNILVFTNGCASFPMAKLGYCRPEAREKCGDSLKAFLGDNLPPVLHFGECIDNAHAVGTFATIAGFAGHPIKDLPFAEVTPEWSNEKGVGAALAFRMLGFDSYHCVHAPVQGSKKVRDFLYGGTKELIGSCMNVDPDPQKVAEMIINDFEAARKKLGWA; translated from the coding sequence ATGTGCGGCGACAACCATTCGCATGAGCATGGTCACGGCCATCACCACCACGACAACGATTTTACCGACTACAAGGATGCGGTCAAAGCCTACCGCGAATCCTTCGCCAGCAAAGAGGATGTGATGAACCACGCCCCGGACCCGGCGGTCCGGGAGATGCTCAAGTACATGGACGAGCAGGGCGTGGAAAACTGCTTCGATCGGTTCGACAAGCAGAAACCGCACTGTACCTTCGGCCTTGCCGGGGTCTGCTGCCGGATCTGCTCCCTCGGGCCGTGCAAGATCACGGAGCGTTCGCCCAGGGGAACCTGCGGGGCCAACGCCGACTTGATCGTGGCCCGCAACATGGTCCGTTCGGCGGCCGGCGGCGTTGCCGGACACGGCGCCCGCGCCCGCGAGGTCATGCTGACCATGAAGAAGGCCGCCGAGGGCAATGTTGATCTGCCCATCGTCGGCAAGGACAAGGTCATGGGCGTGGCCAAGGCCTACGGGCTGGAGACCGAGGGCAAGACCGTCGAGACCTTGGCCGGCGAGATCGCCGACATCCTGCTCGAAGACATGAGCCGCACCGTGCCCGGGACGCACAAGACCCTCAAGGCAATCGCCCCGGCAGAGCGCCAGAAGGTATGGGAAGAGCTCGGCCTGACCCCGATCAGCTCTTATCACGAGGTGTTCGAGGCGCTGCATCAGACCACGGTCGGCACCCAGGGCGACTGGCGCAAGGCCATGGACCACTTCCTCCGGTTGGGACTGACCTTCTCCCTCAACAGCGTGGTGGGCGGCTCCATTGCCCAGGATTGCCTGTTCGGCGTTCCCAGCCGCAGCACCATCAAGGCCAATCTCGGCGCGCTGAAAACGGATACCGTCAATATTGCCATCCATGGCCACGCCCCGATGATGGCCATGAAGGTCATCGAGACCGCCCGGACCGACAAGTTCGTCAAGATGGCCGAGGAGGCCGGGGCCAAGGGCATCCAGTTCTACGGCATCTGCTGCTCCGGCTTGTCCTCCATGTACCGGCTGGGCGGGGTCATCCCCCTGTCCAACGCCAACGGCTCCGAGCTGGTGGTCGCCACCGGCGCGCTCGACCTGTGGCTGGCGGACATCCAGGAGGTCTTCCCCGGCATCATGGACGTGGCCAACTGCTACAAGACCGTGGTCGTGACCACCAACGAGTCCAACCGGCTGCCCGGCGCCGAGCACATCGGCTACAAGCGCGACCTGGAAGACATCGACAAGCTGCCCGAGCTGGCCGAGAAGATCGTCACCCGCGCCATCGAGAGCTTCACCAACCGGCGCGACGTGAAACGGCACATCCCGCCCTACGAGATGGAGGCCCAGGTCGGCTTCGGCCTCGAGGTGCTGAGCGAACACTTCGGCGGCAGCGTGGAGCCCATTGCCGAGGCCCTGAAGGAAGGCAAGATACGGGGCATCATCAACCTGGCCGGTTGCACGAACACCCGCATCGTCTTTGAAAAGGCCATCGTGGACATCGTGGACATCCTGCTGAAGAACAACATCCTGGTCTTCACCAACGGCTGCGCTTCCTTCCCCATGGCCAAGCTCGGCTATTGCAGGCCCGAAGCCCGCGAAAAGTGCGGCGACAGCCTCAAGGCGTTTCTCGGCGACAACCTGCCGCCGGTTCTGCACTTCGGTGAATGCATCGACAACGCCCATGCCGTGGGCACCTTCGCGACCATCGCCGGTTTCGCCGGGCATCCCATCAAGGACCTGCCGTTCGCGGAAGTCACGCCGGAATGGTCCAACGAGAAGGGCGTGGGCGCTGCCCTGGCCTTCCGCATGCTCGGTTTCGACTCCTACCACTGCGTGCACGCGCCGGTGCAGGGTTCGAAAAAGGTCCGCGACTTCCTCTACGGCGGAACCAAAGAGCTTATCGGCTCCTGCATGAACGTCGATCCCGACCCGCAGAAGGTCGCCGAGATGATCATCAACGACTTCGAGGCCGCCCGCAAGAAACTGGGCTGGGCGTAG